Sequence from the Megalops cyprinoides isolate fMegCyp1 chromosome 9, fMegCyp1.pri, whole genome shotgun sequence genome:
ACAGCCAATCCAGGATAATCTCATCCTGCCTAAAACCTAACACCAGCCATTATTTAGGTGAAAAGAGAACTGGCTCTAATATATCAGGCATTAAGATCAAAATCCTTCCCCACCTAATCACAGAACAAAACTAGGATATTTGGGTGTGGAGTGCTGTATGATGCAAGTCCATCTGTTCACACAGTAGAATGATTTATAGCATGATTTCAAAGAATACAATACGGGAGGCTTGTGAGCCGCTACCTAAATCAGTGAACTGCTGTGAttcccttgagcaaggtactgtACGCTAAGCCCTCCAACATTCAAGATTCACAACATAGCCGtataatgtgtgaaaatatatcATCGTGGTTCCCTTGCAATGCCTTCTGTGACTGtcctgctcctctgtctgcaaCCTTTGATCTGATGTACTCGCATCCTCCAGTCAAAATGAAAGTCTCAAACTGCTTTGAGCTGCTCTCCTATGTATCAGACCATGCACTATTGAGTAGGTATTGCTAAAATCGCGTTTGCATGCTGATATAAAGGTCTCTGAGAAATGCAACATCTCTTATAAACATCTAAGCTGAACCTTTCTGTTTAACTGGCTATATCTTGTCATGTCCCTGCTAGGCTGTATCAATCTCCCTTGAAAACAATGCCTTTTCCCCACCTTGGAAAGCACAGAACTTTGTCATGTACTTCCATATGACCACACAATCCCTCAGAGCTTTGTGCCTCCAACCTACATCTGGATAAACGCTAAATATCAATCTGTTTCCCATGACCCAGCACATCTAATGATCCAGGTTCTGATGCTGTGCCTGGACTAATGCAAATTCCTCTAACTGGCTTCTCAGACGTCACCCGACATCCAAAACACTCTGAACGGCAAACTTCCGTCACCATCTTCATCTCTAAGATTTCCCCTGTCTTCAGCTCCTTCCACTGGCTCCTGAAGCTGATTACCCACCATACCCTGTTGCtgacacacaggctcacaccCTGTGCGACCAGACACCGCAGGTTTTCCGCCTCTCCCCTCTCAAGCTCTACTCTGCAGCAAGGCCCTGCTCATTCTCAGCCTTGAGTCCCAGTGATGGAATGAACCACCAACCTCAATCACAACTGCAGTCACCAGTCTGAAGACTCGCCTCCTCACAACATACCTGCGTTCAGACAGCCTACATCTGCCTTAAACTGCTGACTGGAGTGAGACTGCACACTAACTGTTCTGATATACCATTCAGCTGACACCAACAGCAACTAACATAAACACTGGATTTCATAAATTTGATAGTTTGTGTTTAACCATGTAACCTTATAAATGAAGTGTTCATAcactgctctctttctccctgttgGCGTGAGATGGTACTGGTTGTCCATTGTATTCTATACAACATTTGCCAATGCTgcaaaattataataatgttCGAACACAACCAGATAGagtgaaacagtggaaagcaaggTTTAAAGTTTATGTTGGTACATAACACAGAAGACAAAACTGTTAACAATGAAAGCAAGCCTGAGTAAAGGCCGAAGTGATGATACATTTAACGTGTCTCCAGGTCTCCATTGCTCACCTCAACACTGCCCTCAGGGAAGCCAAACCTCTTCTGGACAACAGCAGTCAGTTCACGAATGCGACGTCCCTTCTCACCAAGAACGTTCTGGGTTCTGGAACAACACTTGATCAGCTACTGCGGACAGGTCAAAAGGCAGTGCAACCtaacacacaacaaaaactaTTTCCAAAATACCTGACATCACCTCACCATTAACTAACAATTCACCTGCTTTCAAGgcattgtgttaaaaaaaaaaaacaaaactcaaggATATCAAACCGAGCTGTAAAGGACATGGAGGAGCATTCATGAAAACACTTTGATATATAGACAACAGTCAGGATACCAATTCTCTAACAGTAAGAGTGACATCTGTCAGTCTTACCTTGTGGCAAGAATGATGATCTCTGTCCTGGTTGGGGTAACTCGCACCTCCACTCCAGAGTAGCCATCCTCGGCAAGCTCACGAGTCAGAAATTCGTTCAGCTCGGCTTTAAAGATGCCATCTGACACAAACTGCAATGAAACAACCGGCTGTTCAAACCTCCTGTTTTACAAAGTACTTACTGCTTTGGACTCTCCCTCAAAAGGAATCAGCCTGGCGTCTCAAGACGTGCAACCAGAAGATTGTAGGTTCAAAcccctggtggggcactgtcattgtacccttgagtcACACGCTTAAAAAAGTTTTAAGTCTAATAAGTGGAGTATGTTGTTCATCTGCCCTGGACTTTTAGGCGAATAAATATAAACCATACAGTTACCTGGCCGAGGTAGCAGCGGTGCCAGAGTAACATCAGTACACGCTAACTTATAGCTAGTTATAGATGGAGGACAAACTCTGGTAGACTTAACCGGCTTGGTAGCTACATGACTGGCTAGATTAATTGCATCTTCATCTTGGTTTCTTTCACCCGTGAAACTTCTGATTAGGAACTGTTTCGTGTTTCAACTCTTGTACAGTCAATTACACTGACTTGATAGCTATGTCGCTAACGTTGCTCATTTAGCTACGAAGCTAGCAAGTTAACTAGATCTACATCATTCCCTTTAACTGACTAGCTAACCAACTTGCAATGCAACCCCAAGTTAAATGCTTTGGCTTGCTGCTACTGACTTGTGTAACTTGGCGAAAATTAAGACAGTACTTTACAATGCTAAGTCGCGGAAATATAGGCGCATGTCCTAAGGAAACGGGACAGCCGCTGCCATGTTGAGACAGTATTACAATGCCGGTCCAATCTATAGTAATCCGCtttccatctgtgtgtgaaaagaaaataaaatactcCAATATGCTCAAAAGACTCTTTCACACAGTAACTGGTGTTCATTTCAACTAaatcacatttctttcatttgctttattaaaaaatatgtgcGAACCTTCCTCTTCTTGGAGATTTGCGCCGCCATCTTGCTTCGCGCCGTGGACAGGAAAGGGATGGCTGGTTGGGCGGAAGTATATTTATACAAAGCGTGACTTCCGTAAACCCTGTGTACTAAAAGCATCCTGGTGTGTGTAGTTTTTTACGCTACTAGTTTTGTTTTTCCGACAATTTTCACTGCGTGCCAATATGAACAATTTGAAGGTAATCGGACTTATGCTTTAGTGAGAGGTAATTATTAAAAGTAATttcataatattaaatataatttccaATGCCAACTTTTTATCATGTTGTGCTAGGTATGTTGATGTATTCTACCAGTGGTGTAATGTAAATTCAAAGCTTTACAAAGCACAAATATAAACTGCACAGTATGGAGGTATTAATCTGTGGTTGTATTtgcaatgtttatttattaacataCACAAATTATATCACCATTCACTACAATCTGTCAGACTGATACGATCTTGGAAGACAccgaaaaagaaaacacatagtTTATTCAACATTGTTTATTCAGTAAaccatttaataaaaaaacatgattcatATCATAAAACGCATAAGCAGGAGCATATCACTGTCGTGACCATTTCACGTGACCATTAGCAACTAACATTCCAATGAATGGACAAGAAATAGGCTGTGAATGACATGAAGGAGTGACCACAGAATCATCTGGGAGAAAAAGATTGCATTTGTCATTTAGATATGCTCTGGAAAGGGTCCCCTCTGTCACTGCCTTGGAGTGAACAAGAAGTGTGAAAGTCCTTGATTTGAATATTAATTACTCaattataaaacaataatgaaaatgataaaataaacacattagcTACTGCTTACATTATAACGCTAATGTAAGTTGATTTATACTTTTAGGTTTCCCCTTTCTTATTGACTCTATAGGAATTATGTGGCAGAATTCATCCATGTGATGCTGGGCTTTGCAAGGGGAGACCACCGCTGGGGTTCCTCACAGAGACAGGACATCCCTCGGCCCATCGAACGGAGGCATCTCCCAACCATGACACTGCTCTCTGTTGCATCTGTAATCGCATAGACCCCCACAGACCCATCCTCAAACCCCACATAAGCACAGAGGTCTTCAGCAAGGCTCAGAGCAGAGGGGGACTTACACAGGTAAAACCTGCCCACATTCTTCCCGTCTGAAACGCGTACTGCATTCAGAATTGGCCTAGAATGGAGACTGCACGTGCAACCTCCAGGGTTGTCAACGTCACAGATGAAGATGACATAGCATCCGGTGATGTCCAAGCAGACCATCAGGACATGACCTTCAGCCTGCAGCGAGCACAGTTTCCCATTAAGGGTGTCCAGGATGTTGATGGTGGCTCCAGCTGTGGACAAAACAGCATAACACCCATCCATAGAGACCTGAAATAGCTCTGGTTTGATCAAGAGGGCACTGGGCAAGCGCACATGCTTGCACACTGTTTCTTCCGTTACGTTCCATGTGTACAGGCTCCCAGAGATGGTTATTAAGACCACGTAGTCTGTATGGTCCAGTAAAGGCTGGAAGGCAATGACTTCAGATTGTCCTGAGCAGGAGAACCTCTTGCTGATGCACCCTGACCATAGACTGACCGCCAGGAGGTCGCAGTTGTATAGGCCCAGGATGAAGGTGCTCTCAGGGGAGATGACAGCATTCCTCAAATACAGGTGAACATTGCACACCACATGGCCAGTCCCCAGCTTCCACACGGGAGAAAGGTTACTCTTACAGAGGGACACGGCAAAGTTACAGTTGGGGGTGATCAGCAAGTCACACACGCCAGCGCTGCGAATACGGTGGAGGTTTTCCCCCGTGGTGGTCTGCCAGACATAGATGTCTTCTGAGGATGCGCTGACCAGACGCTCGCAGTCAGTGGAGACGGCAAAGGTCTCCACCCAGCCGTCATGTAAAAAGCAGCCCTCAGCCCTGCTGCTGAGGGCATCCCACTTCCACACCAGCTCAGTTCCATCTGAAGTGTAGAAGCGCTGCCCTGTAGATTCCACCACCAAATTTTCCACTCGCGCTCTGGCTTTTGCGACCATAGAGGCGCCCCAAATCAGATCCAGGTCCCAGTTAGTGACAACACCGTTTGTAGTCACAACTGACAAGGTTGACCCAATTTTGAGAATTTTGAGGGCTTGGGTATGTCCAATGTCTAAGCTCAAAATACACTGGCCAGTGGTCCTCTTCCACACCAGCAAGAATGGACAGTTTTCTAAACAAGCAATGATAAGAAGACCATCTTTAGCCAACACAGCTTGGATAAATGTTCTACCCTGAGGTGCATTGAACTGATCATCTAATGTCCATTCACGGGTGTCCCACAGCGCAATCTGGCTTCTCTTACAAACAAGGAGGGTGTTATTCTCCAGTGAATGCTCTGTGTTTAAGACCTCTTCTTGATCCTCTGCATTACAGCATTTTTGTCTGAGCTGGGGATCGGTTATGGTCTCTATGtcccacacaaatacatgtCCAAATCTGTTCACACACACCATCAGATCGTCGTCCTCACAGTGAAGGATGCTCATGATGGACACTCCGCTGTGTCTTCGAGTTGCAAGGTGACATTTGTTTCGGATGTTGAAAATGGAGACTGTACCTTTGTCTTGCCCACAGAAAATGAACTGTCCATTGATGGAGGTTGACACAGAAGTCACAGTGTGGTGGCATTGTAGCTGTGCTATTCTCACACCTGTTGTTACATCAAACATCCACAAGTAGTTTGCATCTTTGTACCACAAAATCATTTTGCTCCCAAAGAGGACAAAACCTTGGATGGGGAGTGCAACATTTGGCTCTGTGGGTGAGCTTGGGACAAACTTatgaacatttatttcacaaacacatgAGAGTGTTTTCAGGTTGTACAAGAAGGTCTTGTTGCAACATGTAGACAGCATGAGGAAATGACCCCAACTTTTTACGCTTGAGATTTTGAAATCTGACAAATGGAGAGGTTTACAGCCCccagtgacattttcattccaCGTCCAGACAGAGCCATCGAAAAGAAGCATAACCGCTGTGTTGCCCTGAGTGTCCAACACCTCCCTGACAGGGGTTGCAGTCAACTCTGGCAATGCCCAGTGAGCAGAGGGCACCTCTGCAACAGGGGACCGGACCACATTCACTCCATGGCTTCTCACACCCTCCTGGTAGATCTGCTTTGCATAGCCTTCCAGCCCCGGCAAAACACCCAAGAATGGGAAGAGCTTAGCCTGCATTACTGTTGTCAGATATGTGGGGGAGTCTCGAAGCAAGCAGGATGCATCTCTTACGATGCTGGCAAGAAGCTCAAGCTCTTGGCTGGAGATGAACATGGAGGACTCCTCGAGTTCACACACCAGCTCCTCCAGACGACCAGCATTCAGCATGGACTGATGGAACCCTGGTGACATTATCACATCCCTGCTCAGTTCCTCCAGCCTGCCACTTGCTTTCAGGTGAAAGGGCAGTTCCAGAATCTTCCTCACATTAAAGCCAACCtgctcagaggaggaggaatcaAAGACCCACGGCTGGCCAGGAATCTGTCTATCCACATAAATTTTTGTTGGCGATGTGCTGGTTGGTTCGGGTTGCATGACACGGTCCCAGCTGTTCAGCACTGGCTTAGTCCTGCCGTATGACCACTGGCCACTGAAGTAGTCAGCCAGGGCGCTGTGTATATCTCTTACCACTTCAGCAGAGCACAGATAGAGCTTACGGATGACTAGTGGAAAGTGTCTGCTGGGCCAGAAGAGCACCTGAAAACCACAGACATTTTGTGTTGTCAGGAATCCCCTTAAGTCTTGCAGCATTTTTTCCACTATGGCCTCTGGAACTCGAAACCTGTAGGGCACGGCTTTCCTCAATGGAAGGTACTGAGAAAGCACATCATCATCACAGGATAGAATGTCAGTTAACTCAGCCTCTGTGATGCCTGATTTGGCCAGGGTGAGATAGCACATGGCTTTGGAGACCAGCTTTTTCCCGTGTTTCTGCTCAAGCTGGGCCATGAACTGCCTGATGTTGTTGTGGATCCCTTTGGTCAAGGAATTCTCTGTGACATCTGACTCCGACCTCCAGGTGCACAACTGTCTGTGCAGGAGCTGGACGTAGAGTGGGAGGGAGCACTCCCTCAGGGCCTGGTTGACGTACATCTGCTGACCCGAGGTTATCCTCCTCCCGCAGGAGACCATGAGGTCCACAAGCATCCTGCTGCAGTCCCTACTCGTCTTTGGCCCCACCTCCACGAACAGAGAGGATTTTGGGTACAGAGCTCTGAGGGCTTTGAGCGTGCCTGATTTTTTTGGTGCTGTGGAAATGAGAAGCTTGACATTAACAGGtagggaaacaggaagccacCAGACACTCTGAGCTCTGTCAGCCCCTGGCATCTGGTCCAGTCCATCTAAGATGAGAACCAAGGGATGTGGTGAGGAAGAGACTGTGGCCAGGAGTCTTATGAAGTCCTCTTTCAGGTGGCTGATGTGCAAGGGACAATGGTGGTGGGGTAGGTTGTAGCTTTTGGCCAGCTGATAACATAAACTTTCTAGAAGCTTTTCCACAGTGCTGTTGCgatcattaataaaataaataaccaccACAGGGTCTTGGCCATCAAACCATGTCCTCACCTGCACAGCAACAAGAAAAAGCCAATGAAAAATTAACAGCAGTAGTAATCACTAAACCTAAATGAGCACTACAAAGAAAATTACGTTTAAATATTGGGCTGGATGAAGCTGTTAAAAACTCATGTAATAAATTGCTCGACTAGAAGTTCAACAGTTTATCATTGCACTTGAAAAATTAACCAGTAGCAGTCAAATGACTAACCGATCAGAGCTCATTTAATGTGAATAATGCCATTTTCATAGACAAGAAGGTGATTGCATCCATTTATCTAATAGTGTCTTTCCAGTATGGCAAGTGCTAAGCAGGTTCACTTACTTGTTGGGCACAGTGAGCAAGAAGCACAGTTTTGCCTGTGCAAGGCCCCCCGATAAGGATGAGAGGATATTTTGTATCTTTCTCTTGGAGGTAAGCTTTGACATGCTCTACCTCAGCGCATTCAATCCTGTAGAGACTAGAATAGATCTGGCACAGGTCCGTCTGCTGAACGAGCTCCTGAGAGAGGGCATCGTCAAGGTGAGCGGGCTTCCCGGTGACAGTGGAGTCGATAAGGCTCAGCAGGTCGGCATGGAGCTGCTGACACAGCCCCTCAATGTACCACCTCCTCATCTCCGCTGTGTAGCCTTGTGGTAGCTCATATGTTGAAGTGGAAGTGTACACCAGGAGCTTATGGGAAGTGACCAAGCTAGGCAGAAAATGGTCACAAAGTTGGCTCAGGCGTTCATTGGATGAGTCCTGCAGCACGGAGTCAATGCTGAGGCTGGTGTGGGGCTTCCTTTGATTCCCCGCGGGCGTGACCTTGTGGACATAACAGAGGCACCTTGCAATGTCCTCCCTGGAAGAGTTTTCCAATGCAAAGCATAGTTCCTTTTCAAGAACTGGGGAGACATACAACATATTTAGTTGATTTAACAGTACACGCAGTACTCAACACTGCTGTTGGGAAAGGCTAAGAATAAAAATTCTTAAATATCACACTCATATATAAATTTAAGATAACGGTGCATCTGATCTTGATAAATATATAAGGGTAGGTCGGTCTTGATGTTTACAGAGAAACTAAGTTATGCTTTGgaacaaaatataaattcaaATATCAGAATATATGGTAGCTCCAAAAGCAGATGCTCAGGCCATTCTTATTGGGccgaaaaacaaaaataaattctgacCATGGACTGAGACAGGATTCAGGCCTGACAGATTATGAACCAAAACATGATTTCACAACAGCAGGAGCTAAGGATGTCATATGGCAACCTCATTGTTGTCTGGATAATTCcgtaaaaatacagaaaaaaacactcatgtaaatgcacaggtaacacagacaGTTCACCTTACCTGAGCAGAAATATTTCTGTGCCTGCTCTGGAGGTATACTTCCTTCCTGGATGCATTTTGAcacaacagtgtgaaatatgATCCTCATTTCCTGGTGTGCATTTTGCCAATTAGTTTTACTGCCTTTTTCTTCTGTCTGGGAAAAAGTGACATTTGAAGTTAAGAATTTTTAATAATGGTCTGGGGAAGGTGTCTGTTGGGATTAAGCTGCtttaaagcaatttttttaaattgatgaaAGCTCACCTCATCATGGTGCTGGTGGCCTAGGAGACAAAAA
This genomic interval carries:
- the LOC118783649 gene encoding NACHT and WD repeat domain-containing protein 2, translating into MENFQRASVKSCVKIYLCTNPEDSVEERRALREDVFPRVREHCRRTHGLEFRVIDPYEGLTPQEVLDPRAQQVTLQLLEECRKNSAGPFLVALVGGQYGRACLPTEVEVSEFQEVLRTGQRMGICTQVLERWYQRDENIIPPSFCLLGHQHHDEVTPAGNQRKPHTSLSIDSVLQDSSNERLSQLCDHFLPSLVTSHKLLVYTSTSTYELPQGYTAEMRRWYIEGLCQQLHADLLSLIDSTVTGKPAHLDDALSQELVQQTDLCQIYSSLYRIECAEVEHVKAYLQEKDTKYPLILIGGPCTGKTVLLAHCAQQVRTWFDGQDPVVVIYFINDRNSTVEKLLESLCYQLAKSYNLPHHHCPLHISHLKEDFIRLLATVSSSPHPLVLILDGLDQMPGADRAQSVWWLPVSLPVNVKLLISTAPKKSGTLKALRALYPKSSLFVEVGPKTSRDCSRMLVDLMVSCGRRITSGQQMYVNQALRECSLPLYVQLLHRQLCTWRSESDVTENSLTKGIHNNIRQFMAQLEQKHGKKLVSKAMCYLTLAKSGITEAELTDILSCDDDVLSQYLPLRKAVPYRFRVPEAIVEKMLQDLRGFLTTQNVCGFQVLFWPSRHFPLVIRKLYLCSAEVVRDIHSALADYFSGQWSYGRTKPVLNSWDRVMQPEPTSTSPTKIYVDRQIPGQPWVFDSSSSEQVGFNVRKILELPFHLKASGRLEELSRDVIMSPGFHQSMLNAGRLEELVCELEESSMFISSQELELLASIVRDASCLLRDSPTYLTTVMQAKLFPFLGVLPGLEGYAKQIYQEGVRSHGVNVVRSPVAEVPSAHWALPELTATPVREVLDTQGNTAVMLLFDGSVWTWNENVTGGCKPLHLSDFKISSVKSWGHFLMLSTCCNKTFLYNLKTLSCVCEINVHKFVPSSPTEPNVALPIQGFVLFGSKMILWYKDANYLWMFDVTTGVRIAQLQCHHTVTSVSTSINGQFIFCGQDKGTVSIFNIRNKCHLATRRHSGVSIMSILHCEDDDLMVCVNRFGHVFVWDIETITDPQLRQKCCNAEDQEEVLNTEHSLENNTLLVCKRSQIALWDTREWTLDDQFNAPQGRTFIQAVLAKDGLLIIACLENCPFLLVWKRTTGQCILSLDIGHTQALKILKIGSTLSVVTTNGVVTNWDLDLIWGASMVAKARARVENLVVESTGQRFYTSDGTELVWKWDALSSRAEGCFLHDGWVETFAVSTDCERLVSASSEDIYVWQTTTGENLHRIRSAGVCDLLITPNCNFAVSLCKSNLSPVWKLGTGHVVCNVHLYLRNAVISPESTFILGLYNCDLLAVSLWSGCISKRFSCSGQSEVIAFQPLLDHTDYVVLITISGSLYTWNVTEETVCKHVRLPSALLIKPELFQVSMDGCYAVLSTAGATINILDTLNGKLCSLQAEGHVLMVCLDITGCYVIFICDVDNPGGCTCSLHSRPILNAVRVSDGKNVGRFYLCKSPSALSLAEDLCAYVGFEDGSVGVYAITDATESSVMVGRCLRSMGRGMSCLCEEPQRWSPLAKPSITWMNSAT